A window from Rhineura floridana isolate rRhiFlo1 chromosome 19, rRhiFlo1.hap2, whole genome shotgun sequence encodes these proteins:
- the GAL3ST1 gene encoding galactosylceramide sulfotransferase isoform X1, whose protein sequence is MDAGGKSQGKDNNGGEGCSRMAKSCGETPVAGFAAESSSQLVRPLESQLVDPEEAKLESEVQKGGPVHEEEEGMKQCQLPTATSAEQQVPWFGFEKACTFVSQSGKNVVVRCNYCLPRIKNLSSAVSSSSNVKKHFEKAHPEKLRAIEEAIKARRRGLPEPMHDTPPPKMLKQQQTTLERWGSGRDLLLLAACVHPRYKLDRLESCQATTHTNKYTMEALLKAEIKMGVLNEDSDQSSDKDQEGDDLEDDFFNFLPQGKKSAVDTAEEELVIAMLQQGKNWNMCKGLILGTLLTSFMLLLYSYAVPHVSMTEVPIPYSCSSYPAQARLPVLANGSRNPPGQRCHPKLDIMFMKTHKTASSTIINILFRFGEKHRLKFAFPNGRNDFHYPSFFERSQVKDYQPGMCFNIICNHMRFHYEEVRKLLPTDTIFVTVLRNPAYLFESSFHYFGRIIPLTWKLSGEDKLAEFLRDPWHYYDPNGFNAHFLRNLLFFDLGYDNNMNANSPLVDRYIREVDDRFHLVMLVEYFDESLMLLKDLLCWELEDVLYFKLNARKDSTVSKLMGDLYQKATAWNLIDTKLYRYFNTTFWRKVEAYGHERMAKDVARLQEENEKMKSICIDGGRPVDANAIQESAMQPWQPLGKKSILGYNLKKRINKKHRKLCRKMLMPEIQYLMDLGVNLWVTKLWRWVCDFLIW, encoded by the exons atggacgccggaggaaaaagccagggcaaggacaacaacggaggagaaggctgcagcagaatggcgaagagctgtggag agacgcctgttgcaggttttgctgctgagagcagcagtcagttagtgcggccacttgagtcacagcttgttgatcctgaggaggcaaaactagaaagtgaggttcagaaaggaggccctgtgcacgaggaggaggagggcatgaagcagtgccagttgcccacagccacatctgcagaacagcaagtaccatggtttggctttgagaaagcttgtacatttgtgagccagagtgggaaaaatgttgttgtacgatgcaattactgccttccaaggatcaaaaatctgagctcagctgtttcctcctcatccaatgtgaagaaacattttgag aaggcacaccctgagaagctgagagcaattgaagaagcaataaaggcaaggagacgtggccttcctgaaccaatgcatgacacccctcctcccaaaatgctgaagcagcagcagacaacccttgagaggtggggatctggcagggatctgcttcttctggcagcctgcgtacaccctcgctacaaactagatcggctggaatcgtgtcaggccaccacccataccaacaa atacacaatggaagccttgttgaaagctgaaataaagatgggtgtacttaatgaggacagtgatcagtcttcagataaagaccaggaaggagatgacttagaagatgacttctttaactttctgccccagggcaagaagtcagcagtggacactgctgaggaggaactg GTGATCGCGATGTTGCAGCAGGGAAAGAACTGGAATATGTGTAAGGGTCTCATCTTAGGAACTCTCCTAACCAGTTTCATGCTGTTGCTGTACTCTTACGCCGTCCCACATGTCAGCATGACGGA GGTCCCGATCCCCTACTCATGCTCTTCCTACCCTGCCCAGGCCCGGCTGCCGGTGCTGGCAAACGGTAGCCGCAATCCGCCGGGGCAGAGGTGCCACCCCAAGCTGGACATCATGTTCATGAAGACCCACAAGACAGCCAGCAGCACCATTATCAATATCCTCTTCCGCTTCGGGGAGAAGCACCGCCTCAAGTTTGCCTTCCCCAACGGACGCAACGACTTCCACTATCCGTCCTTCTTTGAGCGAAGCCAAGTGAAGGACTACCAGCCCGGCATGTGCTTCAACATCATTTGCAACCACATGCGCTTCCACTACGAGGAAGTGCGCAAGCTGCTGCCGACCGACACCATCTTTGTGACCGTGCTGCGGAACCCCGCCTACCTCTTTGAGTCCTCCTTCCATTACTTTGGGCGCATCATTCCCTTGACCTGGAAGCTGTCGGGTGAGGATAAGCTGGCCGAATTCCTGCGTGATCCTTGGCATTACTACGATCCCAATGGGTTCAACGCTCACTTCCTCCGGAACCTCCTGTTCTTCGATCTGGGCTACGACAACAACATGAACGCTAACAGCCCCCTGGTTGACCGGTATATCCGCGAGGTTGACGACCGCTTCCACCTGGTCATGCTGGTGGAGTACTTTGACGAATCACTGATGCTTCTGAAGGATTTGCTGTGCTGGGAGCTGGAGGATGTCCTCTACTTCAAGCTCAATGCTCGGAAAGACTCCACAGTCTCCAAGCTGATGGGAGATCTCTACCAGAAGGCCACTGCCTGGAACCTCATCGACACCAAGCTCTACCGCTACTTCAACACCACCTTCTGGCGCAAGGTGGAAGCATATGGGCACGAGCGGATGGCCAAAGACGTGGCCAGGCTTCAAGAAGAGAATGAGAAGATGAAGAGCATCTGCATTGATGGTGGGCGCCCGGTGGATGCCAACGCCATCCAGGAGTCCGCCATGCAACCGTGGCAGCCGCTCGGCAAAAAATCTATCCTGGGCTACAATCTGAAAAAAAGGATCAACAAGAAACACCGGAAGCTTTGCCGTAAGATGCTGATGCCTGAGATCCAGTACCTGATGGACCTGGGGGTCAACCTCTGGGTCACCAAGCTGTGGAGATGGGTGTGCGATTTCCTCATCTGGTAG
- the GAL3ST1 gene encoding galactosylceramide sulfotransferase isoform X2: MDAGGKSQGKDNNGGEGCSRMAKSCGETPVAGFAAESSSQLVRPLESQLVDPEEAKLESEVQKGGPVHEEEEGMKQCQLPTATSAEQQVPWFGFEKACTFVSQSGKNVVVRCNYCLPRIKNLSSAVSSSSNVKKHFEAHPEKLRAIEEAIKARRRGLPEPMHDTPPPKMLKQQQTTLERWGSGRDLLLLAACVHPRYKLDRLESCQATTHTNKYTMEALLKAEIKMGVLNEDSDQSSDKDQEGDDLEDDFFNFLPQGKKSAVDTAEEELVIAMLQQGKNWNMCKGLILGTLLTSFMLLLYSYAVPHVSMTEVPIPYSCSSYPAQARLPVLANGSRNPPGQRCHPKLDIMFMKTHKTASSTIINILFRFGEKHRLKFAFPNGRNDFHYPSFFERSQVKDYQPGMCFNIICNHMRFHYEEVRKLLPTDTIFVTVLRNPAYLFESSFHYFGRIIPLTWKLSGEDKLAEFLRDPWHYYDPNGFNAHFLRNLLFFDLGYDNNMNANSPLVDRYIREVDDRFHLVMLVEYFDESLMLLKDLLCWELEDVLYFKLNARKDSTVSKLMGDLYQKATAWNLIDTKLYRYFNTTFWRKVEAYGHERMAKDVARLQEENEKMKSICIDGGRPVDANAIQESAMQPWQPLGKKSILGYNLKKRINKKHRKLCRKMLMPEIQYLMDLGVNLWVTKLWRWVCDFLIW; encoded by the exons atggacgccggaggaaaaagccagggcaaggacaacaacggaggagaaggctgcagcagaatggcgaagagctgtggag agacgcctgttgcaggttttgctgctgagagcagcagtcagttagtgcggccacttgagtcacagcttgttgatcctgaggaggcaaaactagaaagtgaggttcagaaaggaggccctgtgcacgaggaggaggagggcatgaagcagtgccagttgcccacagccacatctgcagaacagcaagtaccatggtttggctttgagaaagcttgtacatttgtgagccagagtgggaaaaatgttgttgtacgatgcaattactgccttccaaggatcaaaaatctgagctcagctgtttcctcctcatccaatgtgaagaaacattttgag gcacaccctgagaagctgagagcaattgaagaagcaataaaggcaaggagacgtggccttcctgaaccaatgcatgacacccctcctcccaaaatgctgaagcagcagcagacaacccttgagaggtggggatctggcagggatctgcttcttctggcagcctgcgtacaccctcgctacaaactagatcggctggaatcgtgtcaggccaccacccataccaacaa atacacaatggaagccttgttgaaagctgaaataaagatgggtgtacttaatgaggacagtgatcagtcttcagataaagaccaggaaggagatgacttagaagatgacttctttaactttctgccccagggcaagaagtcagcagtggacactgctgaggaggaactg GTGATCGCGATGTTGCAGCAGGGAAAGAACTGGAATATGTGTAAGGGTCTCATCTTAGGAACTCTCCTAACCAGTTTCATGCTGTTGCTGTACTCTTACGCCGTCCCACATGTCAGCATGACGGA GGTCCCGATCCCCTACTCATGCTCTTCCTACCCTGCCCAGGCCCGGCTGCCGGTGCTGGCAAACGGTAGCCGCAATCCGCCGGGGCAGAGGTGCCACCCCAAGCTGGACATCATGTTCATGAAGACCCACAAGACAGCCAGCAGCACCATTATCAATATCCTCTTCCGCTTCGGGGAGAAGCACCGCCTCAAGTTTGCCTTCCCCAACGGACGCAACGACTTCCACTATCCGTCCTTCTTTGAGCGAAGCCAAGTGAAGGACTACCAGCCCGGCATGTGCTTCAACATCATTTGCAACCACATGCGCTTCCACTACGAGGAAGTGCGCAAGCTGCTGCCGACCGACACCATCTTTGTGACCGTGCTGCGGAACCCCGCCTACCTCTTTGAGTCCTCCTTCCATTACTTTGGGCGCATCATTCCCTTGACCTGGAAGCTGTCGGGTGAGGATAAGCTGGCCGAATTCCTGCGTGATCCTTGGCATTACTACGATCCCAATGGGTTCAACGCTCACTTCCTCCGGAACCTCCTGTTCTTCGATCTGGGCTACGACAACAACATGAACGCTAACAGCCCCCTGGTTGACCGGTATATCCGCGAGGTTGACGACCGCTTCCACCTGGTCATGCTGGTGGAGTACTTTGACGAATCACTGATGCTTCTGAAGGATTTGCTGTGCTGGGAGCTGGAGGATGTCCTCTACTTCAAGCTCAATGCTCGGAAAGACTCCACAGTCTCCAAGCTGATGGGAGATCTCTACCAGAAGGCCACTGCCTGGAACCTCATCGACACCAAGCTCTACCGCTACTTCAACACCACCTTCTGGCGCAAGGTGGAAGCATATGGGCACGAGCGGATGGCCAAAGACGTGGCCAGGCTTCAAGAAGAGAATGAGAAGATGAAGAGCATCTGCATTGATGGTGGGCGCCCGGTGGATGCCAACGCCATCCAGGAGTCCGCCATGCAACCGTGGCAGCCGCTCGGCAAAAAATCTATCCTGGGCTACAATCTGAAAAAAAGGATCAACAAGAAACACCGGAAGCTTTGCCGTAAGATGCTGATGCCTGAGATCCAGTACCTGATGGACCTGGGGGTCAACCTCTGGGTCACCAAGCTGTGGAGATGGGTGTGCGATTTCCTCATCTGGTAG
- the GAL3ST1 gene encoding galactosylceramide sulfotransferase isoform X3 codes for MLQQGKNWNMCKGLILGTLLTSFMLLLYSYAVPHVSMTEVPIPYSCSSYPAQARLPVLANGSRNPPGQRCHPKLDIMFMKTHKTASSTIINILFRFGEKHRLKFAFPNGRNDFHYPSFFERSQVKDYQPGMCFNIICNHMRFHYEEVRKLLPTDTIFVTVLRNPAYLFESSFHYFGRIIPLTWKLSGEDKLAEFLRDPWHYYDPNGFNAHFLRNLLFFDLGYDNNMNANSPLVDRYIREVDDRFHLVMLVEYFDESLMLLKDLLCWELEDVLYFKLNARKDSTVSKLMGDLYQKATAWNLIDTKLYRYFNTTFWRKVEAYGHERMAKDVARLQEENEKMKSICIDGGRPVDANAIQESAMQPWQPLGKKSILGYNLKKRINKKHRKLCRKMLMPEIQYLMDLGVNLWVTKLWRWVCDFLIW; via the exons ATGTTGCAGCAGGGAAAGAACTGGAATATGTGTAAGGGTCTCATCTTAGGAACTCTCCTAACCAGTTTCATGCTGTTGCTGTACTCTTACGCCGTCCCACATGTCAGCATGACGGA GGTCCCGATCCCCTACTCATGCTCTTCCTACCCTGCCCAGGCCCGGCTGCCGGTGCTGGCAAACGGTAGCCGCAATCCGCCGGGGCAGAGGTGCCACCCCAAGCTGGACATCATGTTCATGAAGACCCACAAGACAGCCAGCAGCACCATTATCAATATCCTCTTCCGCTTCGGGGAGAAGCACCGCCTCAAGTTTGCCTTCCCCAACGGACGCAACGACTTCCACTATCCGTCCTTCTTTGAGCGAAGCCAAGTGAAGGACTACCAGCCCGGCATGTGCTTCAACATCATTTGCAACCACATGCGCTTCCACTACGAGGAAGTGCGCAAGCTGCTGCCGACCGACACCATCTTTGTGACCGTGCTGCGGAACCCCGCCTACCTCTTTGAGTCCTCCTTCCATTACTTTGGGCGCATCATTCCCTTGACCTGGAAGCTGTCGGGTGAGGATAAGCTGGCCGAATTCCTGCGTGATCCTTGGCATTACTACGATCCCAATGGGTTCAACGCTCACTTCCTCCGGAACCTCCTGTTCTTCGATCTGGGCTACGACAACAACATGAACGCTAACAGCCCCCTGGTTGACCGGTATATCCGCGAGGTTGACGACCGCTTCCACCTGGTCATGCTGGTGGAGTACTTTGACGAATCACTGATGCTTCTGAAGGATTTGCTGTGCTGGGAGCTGGAGGATGTCCTCTACTTCAAGCTCAATGCTCGGAAAGACTCCACAGTCTCCAAGCTGATGGGAGATCTCTACCAGAAGGCCACTGCCTGGAACCTCATCGACACCAAGCTCTACCGCTACTTCAACACCACCTTCTGGCGCAAGGTGGAAGCATATGGGCACGAGCGGATGGCCAAAGACGTGGCCAGGCTTCAAGAAGAGAATGAGAAGATGAAGAGCATCTGCATTGATGGTGGGCGCCCGGTGGATGCCAACGCCATCCAGGAGTCCGCCATGCAACCGTGGCAGCCGCTCGGCAAAAAATCTATCCTGGGCTACAATCTGAAAAAAAGGATCAACAAGAAACACCGGAAGCTTTGCCGTAAGATGCTGATGCCTGAGATCCAGTACCTGATGGACCTGGGGGTCAACCTCTGGGTCACCAAGCTGTGGAGATGGGTGTGCGATTTCCTCATCTGGTAG